attatcaTTTACTTGCATGCATTTCTGAAAATATTGAGATCTTTACGTAAATGCAATGTTTAATTTTCATCATTACGCAGTAAAATTAAAAGTGGTATTCGGTTGTATCACACTTAGATTTACATACCTGTCCATTGAAGCCGGGCCACCGTGAACAGAGAAGGCATCCGAATCAAAATGAGGTCCAGCGTTGTAACAGCCGCGTGTTGTATCTCCCCACTGATGCACGTGCATCGCGTGCTCAGCGTCGCTCATTGTGCTCTGCGGTAATCCCCACACTTGCACACGCATCTCAATATTGGGTGGAttctacaaaacaaacaaaaaatgtttaattaagaTCAATTGCTATGTTATAGACTGCGTATCAAGCTGCATCGGAATGAAGGTAAGAGAAATGACGTCCAACCACTTACAAATCAAGTAACGGTATAGATTAAAGAGCCAGTTGGATCAGATCAGTTATAGTGTAATTATGACCTCTGTACTTTAATGTTTCTGTAGCAACATTTCTGGCTTGTTGCGTTTTATGTGTTTAGACGTGCCTTGGAATTCGTTACCAGCAAGCATTATATATTGGACCGATGTGATATTTAATGTCAGTTATGCAGAGCTGCAGTATTCTGTAATGTCCGGTCTTATATGGTTTCGGACAAACAGCGGTTACATGTACGTTGTTGTCTGATATCGGCTGTAATCGAAGTAAAATAAACAGGTATAGGTTTGCCGATATTGATCCAGTGCTCTCTGGAAAGTAATTTCATGTCACTTTACGTAGATTTTAAGAATGAATTTCGGTCTTGGTTTCCGCATTTTTACCAATTTTAGCCAAAGCGTTGCAATATCGATGTCATCATCTGTGGCCAGCTACTTTTTGTGTATTCCATttcagtgtacatgtatatacagaaaataaaagtttCTATATAAGATCATTTGAATCCTTCAGATGAGGAAGCCATAAAGCTGTCGTAATGAAGGTatgttgttctacccaggtgcccttccatgaTGGCTTAATGCACAGAGGGACACCTgcggttttcctccaccatcaaagctggacagtcgccatataacctataattgtgtcggtgcgacgttcaaTCCGAcaaaactaagaaaaacaaactgtttaacaACAATCGCAATTAGAGAATTTGCCTACCATTTGTAGATCCTGTCTTATATCCACTCTGCCCTTTACTTGTGAGTATGTGTTGTTGAAGTAACATGTCCCGTACACCACGCTGTCTCTTGTTACAAACGTTCCTGATGGACCTATATATTGTAACAATTGTAATGATAACATATCTGTTGAAGTTACCTTATACGCAATTCACATCGATTTGCATAGTAGAAAGTCCAGAATTTTTCGTTAGAATGTTGTTTTTACGTAGCTCAAAGAAGTATGCTCTTATTATAGCTCTGTGCGTAGCTTCAAACGTATATTTAGACGCATTTTAAAATAAGTCCTAACGCAGCCTTATATGTTATTAatcttaataacatatttttttcataagcAATAAGAAAAAAATGAGAGAGGATACTAAAGATTACTTGCCTGAAGGACCGACTAGAGGTCTAAGTCCAGGAGGAACAACCGGCCCCTGTCCATTTGTTTGGTAGGCCGACAAAAGCACTAAACACAAGATATAGGTATACATGTTTTATCGAATAGCGATAGATCCAGATATTAtgctgaaaatatatttaatttaactgcACTAATTATAAAATAAGATTGGAGGTGCGCCGCGAAACTATTGCGATGATTTTGAGGCGGTCGGATGATGTTCGCATCCCGCCCACTTAATTAATAATTTAATCAAGGACAGCCCATTTGATCTTTAATTACTAACGAAAATATGCGACATTTTTGACCAAACAGATGCATAACTTCCTGTTACCTCATACATGACTCGTTGTTTTGATATGTGTTGTTGACGTATGAAATTTGCCCCAGGTTTTAAACAAATTGATCGGATTTGAACATGCGGCCtttctagttgtttttttttaaataaatacatttagcatcatatttttgtaaattttcaatgaaacaaaTATTGGACATTATATTATGCAAACTTTCTGCCGCCAAGTGTTCGTACGTTTAACTTCCTTCTACTTTTCAGGTCACTGTTAATGAATTTTAACACAGCAATCATTGACCCTATAGTtagtttttatcttgaaatttttttatatGCGTTTAGACAGAGATATACTGATGTATCAAGAGCATTCAAGATTTAAAATTGTATTGTAAACTGTTTTCAATCTGTATCGGTGATACGACCATTGAGCATTTATACCTTATTTACACAGTAGGACTTTAGAATTGGACTGTTGTATGGAAACTATATAAATGGTAGTCAGTTAAAAAGTTCAGTGAGAGTTTTatgttgtattgtattgtaaaataaaacttatcttatgggagaccggggatagttgttaccCCATGTAACAACTATCCTCGGTCTCCCCTATCTTTAGAAGCCTTACTTATATGGCTTATTGGGATGACTagcttattttatgatctgatattttatagttgtcatccctctgaCTCTGGTgggacagcaacagtcaaaagttatcacgctgtacCGAAATGTCTTATTATTATTTGGACAGTCCCTATCTTAGTCTAACTAATCCgacgcatacagtttgttttatattgtgacaggtcaatctgtggctgcaaatgtcagaaattaaaaaagtagGCTTGTCTAGCCCTATCTTATCTTATTGATGCATTGATATCCT
The sequence above is a segment of the Mercenaria mercenaria strain notata chromosome 3, MADL_Memer_1, whole genome shotgun sequence genome. Coding sequences within it:
- the LOC123523313 gene encoding superoxide dismutase [Cu-Zn]-like, with translation MYTYILCLVLLSAYQTNGQGPVVPPGLRPLVGPSGPSGTFVTRDSVVYGTCYFNNTYSQVKGRVDIRQDLQMNPPNIEMRVQVWGLPQSTMSDAEHAMHVHQWGDTTRGCYNAGPHFDSDAFSVHGGPASMDRTVRHDGDLGNLRQTNDGIIDTGFNVQNMMLVGDASIMGRSIVMHEGRDDLGRGNTPVSLQTGNSGAPIACCVVGLSDSTNWNNPLMINGQFVNRGGMTPLNPNLNMLG